One part of the Gemmatimonadota bacterium genome encodes these proteins:
- a CDS encoding PLP-dependent aspartate aminotransferase family protein produces MHIDPSDIALCIADEVAPGRPGDSVPTSVPIVQTSLFSFPDFGALLDAFTSESSHHVYSRGQNPTVEELERKVARLERGEAAKAFASGMAAISAVFLGLLEQGDHILFLNHIYGPTLQLARHLRRFGIEHDVCLDPDPAAIEAALRPETRLIWMESPGTMLFRSLDLAAVAELARARGITTGIDNSWATPLLQKPLPLGIDISMHTCTKYLGGHSDLVAGVVVSDRERMERIFYRAYLLNGGILPPFDAWLLLRGMRTLPTRLRQHEADALAIARWLQAHPAVRAVHHPALGPDRDLAERQMTGYSGTFAFELAPGDFGSVQAVIDALRVFRIGVSWGGVESLVISPMRPDNARSLEAKGIPSGLIRLSVGLEGAEVLIDDLASALANAS; encoded by the coding sequence ATGCACATCGATCCCAGTGACATCGCGCTCTGCATCGCCGACGAGGTGGCGCCGGGCCGCCCCGGGGACAGCGTCCCCACGTCCGTCCCCATCGTGCAGACGTCGCTGTTCTCCTTCCCGGACTTCGGCGCCCTGCTGGACGCCTTCACCTCCGAGAGCAGCCATCACGTCTACTCACGCGGGCAGAACCCCACCGTGGAGGAGCTGGAGCGCAAGGTGGCCCGGCTCGAGCGGGGTGAGGCCGCCAAGGCGTTCGCGTCCGGCATGGCCGCCATCAGCGCCGTCTTCCTGGGGCTGCTGGAACAGGGCGACCACATCCTGTTCCTGAACCACATCTACGGACCCACGCTCCAGCTCGCGCGCCACCTGCGCCGCTTCGGGATCGAGCACGACGTGTGTCTCGACCCGGACCCCGCCGCCATCGAGGCCGCCCTACGCCCCGAGACCCGCCTGATCTGGATGGAGAGCCCGGGCACGATGCTGTTCCGGTCCCTGGATCTCGCGGCCGTGGCGGAGCTGGCGCGGGCTCGCGGGATCACGACGGGCATCGACAACAGCTGGGCCACGCCGCTCCTGCAGAAGCCCCTGCCGCTCGGCATCGACATCTCCATGCACACGTGCACCAAGTACCTCGGCGGCCACAGCGACCTGGTGGCCGGCGTGGTGGTGAGCGACCGGGAGCGCATGGAGCGCATCTTCTATCGCGCCTACCTGCTCAACGGAGGCATCCTGCCCCCGTTCGACGCCTGGTTGCTGCTGCGCGGCATGCGCACGCTGCCCACCCGCCTGCGCCAGCACGAAGCGGACGCGCTGGCCATCGCGCGTTGGCTGCAGGCGCATCCGGCCGTGCGCGCCGTGCACCATCCGGCGCTCGGACCCGACCGCGATCTGGCCGAGCGGCAGATGACCGGGTACAGCGGCACCTTCGCGTTCGAGCTGGCCCCGGGCGACTTCGGGTCGGTGCAGGCGGTCATCGACGCCCTGCGCGTGTTCCGCATCGGGGTGAGCTGGGGCGGCGTGGAGAGCCTGGTGATCTCCCCCATGCGGCCCGACAATGCGCGCTCGCTCGAAGCCAAGGGGATCCCGTCGGGGCTCATCCGGCTGTCGGTGGGCCTCGAGGGCGCGGAGGTGTTGATCGACGATCTCGCGTCCGCGCTGGCGAACGCTTCGTGA